The Candidatus Desulfatibia profunda sequence AACACCCATAATCGAATTGTTTCAATCTTGACATGCGGCATGGTTCGACAGCTCGGTTGTCGGCAATTTTTCAATAACTACCTAAGCCCACTGGTGATAATATAATAACTGCAAAATGGTGTTGAAGATTTAACACCGGCATAGTACGTATAGCAGGCATGAAAGCCAAGGTCAATTTTTACATTTAAGGTTTATGCCAACGTTAACGCTAGCATACTTAATATCATGACCCCATCCCATCACCGTAACCGTCAATGCGTCCTTGTCTTTTTGAAAGTTCCGCAAAAAGTCAGCGTAAAAACAAGACTTGCGCAATTTTTGGATAAAGACGTCGTTGTCAACCTTTATAAGCATTTTGTGGCGGATATTTTAGGGCTCCTGCAAAGAGGCGGTCATCATGTGATGATCTGTTTTTACCCCCCCAATGCCCGGGCTGATGTTGCCGGATGGCTGGGGCCCGACCTGTCTTTACTGCCCCAACAGGGACGCAACCTGGGCCAGAGGATGGCAAACGCTTTTTCCGAAGCGTTTGCCCGGGGCTTTCAACAGGTACTGCTGCTGGGAACCGACTTCCCTGATCTTCCCGAAAGCGTGGTCGCTGAAGCCTTTGAACATCTGCCGCAGCATGATGCCGTCATCGGCCCGGCGGTTGACGGCGGATACTACCTGATCGGTTTCAATTCCGATACGTTTTCAGCCGAAATTTTTGACGACATGCCCTGGGGAACCGCAGATGTCTATCAAAGAACCCTGACAATCTTTAGCAACAACGGGTGCAAAATCCATGTGCTGCCAAAATGGCGCGACATCGATACATACCAGGATCTCGAACGTTTTATCAAAACCCGTTTGCAGCACCAAACTACGGCTGTAAATACCGCTGCCTATTTATCCGGCATCGGTTTTCCCCCAAAAATTGTTTGAAAAAATTTGAAAAGGGTTGAGCACGGCATGAACCGCAGGTTGTCTGTCATCATTCCGGTCTTCAATGAGTCTGGGATTATCAATGCCACCCTCGATCATCTTTGCGGGCTGGATTTTAGCGGAGACCTGGAAATTATTGTCGTGGACGGAAATCAGGTTGGAAATACCATCAAGGTCATAACCCGTTCGGGTATCAAAAAGATCATCGGGGAAAAAGGCCGGGGGGCCCAAATGAACGCCGGCGCCGCGGCCGCCGGCGGTAACGTATTGCTGTTTTTGCATGCCGACACCCACCTGGGTCATGATGCCCTGGACCAAATTTTCAAAGTATTTGATCGCAACGATGTTGCCGGCGGCGCCTTTGATCTGGGGATTCGGTCCGGGAAAAAAATTTTTCGACTGATTGCAAAAACAGCATCCCTCCGCTCCCGTCTGACAAAAATACCTTATGGAGACCAGGCCATCTTCCTTAAAAAACAACTTTTCGATCGCATCGGCGGTTTCAAGAACATTCCCATCATGGAAGATGTGGAACTGCTGCGACGAATTAAAAAAGAAGGGCTGAAAATCAAATTTGTCCCGCGCAAAGTCTGGACTGCTTCCCGCCGCTGGGAAAAAGAAGGGATCGTCTATTGCACCTTGCGAAACTGGACCTTGATCACCCTTTATTTGCTTGGGGTTTCTCCGGAAAAACTAAAAAAATTCTACGCATCATGAAGAAAGAAATCGACCTGATATTGTCTCCAAAGGATGCTTCCGGC is a genomic window containing:
- a CDS encoding TIGR04282 family arsenosugar biosynthesis glycosyltransferase encodes the protein MTPSHHRNRQCVLVFLKVPQKVSVKTRLAQFLDKDVVVNLYKHFVADILGLLQRGGHHVMICFYPPNARADVAGWLGPDLSLLPQQGRNLGQRMANAFSEAFARGFQQVLLLGTDFPDLPESVVAEAFEHLPQHDAVIGPAVDGGYYLIGFNSDTFSAEIFDDMPWGTADVYQRTLTIFSNNGCKIHVLPKWRDIDTYQDLERFIKTRLQHQTTAVNTAAYLSGIGFPPKIV
- a CDS encoding TIGR04283 family arsenosugar biosynthesis glycosyltransferase, with product MNRRLSVIIPVFNESGIINATLDHLCGLDFSGDLEIIVVDGNQVGNTIKVITRSGIKKIIGEKGRGAQMNAGAAAAGGNVLLFLHADTHLGHDALDQIFKVFDRNDVAGGAFDLGIRSGKKIFRLIAKTASLRSRLTKIPYGDQAIFLKKQLFDRIGGFKNIPIMEDVELLRRIKKEGLKIKFVPRKVWTASRRWEKEGIVYCTLRNWTLITLYLLGVSPEKLKKFYAS